One Panicum virgatum strain AP13 chromosome 9K, P.virgatum_v5, whole genome shotgun sequence genomic region harbors:
- the LOC120651110 gene encoding uncharacterized protein LOC120651110 isoform X2 yields the protein MENHKEQQGAAAGWMTVPAFGEWDVKNGAVPDYSMDFSKIREMRKQNKRELSRASLGGDEDLLQAQQGKAQAAALPAKSSAAVAADDDHRRPLHGDSPTGRKKFLSYFHCCIRA from the exons ATGGAGAACCACAAGGAG cagcagggcgcggcggcgggctggatGACGGTGCCGGCCTTCGGAGAGTGGGACGTCAAGAACGGCGCCGTGCCGGACTACTCCATGGACTTCTCCAAGATCCGCGAGATGCGCAAGCAGAACAAGCGGGAGCTCTCCAGGGCCAgcctcggcggcgacgaggacctCCTCCAGGCGCAGCAGGGCAAGGCGCAGGCCGCGGCGCTGCCCGCCAagtcctccgccgccgtcgccgccgacgacgaccaccgccgcccgctgcaCGGCGACTCCCCCACG GGAAGAAAGAAGTTCCTGAGCTATTTCCACTGCTGTATCAGAGCTTAA
- the LOC120651110 gene encoding uncharacterized protein LOC120651110 isoform X1, which translates to MENHKEEQQGAAAGWMTVPAFGEWDVKNGAVPDYSMDFSKIREMRKQNKRELSRASLGGDEDLLQAQQGKAQAAALPAKSSAAVAADDDHRRPLHGDSPTGRKKFLSYFHCCIRA; encoded by the exons ATGGAGAACCACAAGGAG GAGcagcagggcgcggcggcgggctggatGACGGTGCCGGCCTTCGGAGAGTGGGACGTCAAGAACGGCGCCGTGCCGGACTACTCCATGGACTTCTCCAAGATCCGCGAGATGCGCAAGCAGAACAAGCGGGAGCTCTCCAGGGCCAgcctcggcggcgacgaggacctCCTCCAGGCGCAGCAGGGCAAGGCGCAGGCCGCGGCGCTGCCCGCCAagtcctccgccgccgtcgccgccgacgacgaccaccgccgcccgctgcaCGGCGACTCCCCCACG GGAAGAAAGAAGTTCCTGAGCTATTTCCACTGCTGTATCAGAGCTTAA
- the LOC120651111 gene encoding uncharacterized protein LOC120651111, translating into MVGSSFPKRRLQAAGGAALHPRLYALLSEHRRGLPPQAAVDTGDLRVVRVLREGAEIGRWVARVLLQAAAARRPQAAGGPARLPILGSARSFPSRGVDPGGRRHAGPSRWTCKPGGANSSSLGSVTWKTRSRAAAALGAPPAARENFFHVRRGPSAALSDPARRISPVHKASSSIMQV; encoded by the exons ATGGTTGGTTCCTCCTTCCCCAAGCGTAGACtccaggcggcgggcggcgcagccCTCCATCCCCGACTCTACGCACTCCTCTCCGAGCATAGGCGTGGGCTCCCTCCCCAAGCGGCGGTGGACACAGGGGACTTGCGTGTGGTGCGGGTGCTTCGCGAGGGCGCGGAGATAGGACGCTGGGTGGCACGGGTGCTCCtccaggcagcggcggcgcgtagGCCCCAGGCAGCGGGCGGACCAGCACGGCTCCCCATTCTCGGCTCGGCGCGCTCCTTTCCGAGCAGAGGAGTGGATCCAGGAGGCCGACGGCATGCGGGCCCCTCCAGGTGGACCTGCAAACCCGGCGGCGCGAACTCGTCATCCCTCGGCTCGGTGACATGGAAGACCCGGTCCCGAGCAGCAGCGGCGCTTGGAGCTCCTCCTGCGGCCCGCGAGAATTTCTTCCATGTCAGGCGCGGACCCAGCGCGGCTCTCTCCGACCCGGCTCGGCGCATCTCCCCAG TTCATAAAGCAAGCTCATCAATCATGCAAGTTTGA